TTCTATAATGCTTGACAAATATTGGTTATGTGTTTTTGCCTCTTGTAATGACGCCTTTATGTCTTGTAAATCTTTCTCCAGAAGCTCCACTTGCAAAGGTGTTACATTGACACATATTGGGCTATTCTATAAAtccaaattaaacttttaaaaatctcaattttataaaaagaaacgttctttaaaaggagaaaaatattagagaaacgtatacagatattattaaattcttagaatattatagataccTTTGATTTCGCAAACCCATTTCCATTATCTTCAGGCGAAGAAGGACTGCTAGCCACATTGCAATGTGCTCTTTTGGAGAATACCAATTGAAACTGTAAATCTGTAAAAGTTCAAAAAGATTAGAAGTAAAATACTCGAGgaagaaaagaattatttttattacctcTATTTCTTTGGCGCAAGGATTCTATCTCTTGATGTAAAGCAACCAAAGTTGCCTGATGCTGTTcctgtaaaaatttcatattctgCTCAAGCTGCACCACTCTGTCTATGTTCAAGCTTTGATGCCTAACATGTGCGAATCCATCATTCCTTTCACTCAAAGAAACCAGATCAGGTGGGGCTTTCTTTCCCTACAAtgtaaatgattatataaaactctTAATTAAAAGCTTAGAATCTCTTTTCAttaaaacatacaaatattgccaataatttgtaatattgccttacataagtatattttaataaaattaaaaagaataatttccatgcattaatttataaacatttaatataaaacatgtacTTACTTGAGGAAAGGGCACTGTTGGTAGTTTCATCAGCACTTTGGATGTcatttttataagtttgttGTTAATACAGATTAGAATGTATTCGTCTAATTGGTTTCCTCTTATCTATTTATAGTGTCTATTATTCTTGTCAGTAGAATATCTCACATCCAATAGTTACACGCATCAGCACAATCGCATAGCTAAGTTTGCTAGCGTAAATGAAcaatctagaaaaaaaaagatataattttacgattagtattacaacaatctagatacatttctttttaaaaccataaaatattttagtctgTCCTTGACTCTGTAGAAATTTACACTGTTTCTCAAAAATGTAAATCCAAAAATCACTTTACATTGTTCATTTTAAATCTCGTGAAATAATTGAAGAGAATAGATATGTGTGAAAAAAGCAGtagaaatcaattaaaaccttgtaaatacttttaaaCACGCTGCGAAAATGATATAATCACCGAACACATATTCTTCATGTATGATTATTGCAGAAGAGATAACCGAAAATTGCAGAATTTAAAAGCACTTCTCATTCGAATCTTACGGTGTACGCCATGTAAGGGTATAGTCTTTTAACTCCGTCGAGATTAACGATCATTATAAAATCACGACGACGTAACGAAAAGATTTTTAGACGCGCTGCTTCGATGGAAAATGTTACGCATGTATGTCGAGAGATATTTGGAGAAAAACAATCTCACGCAGATGAAGAGACCTTACCGAATGTACTTGGACTTGCGAAAGGTTCGATAGGACGAAAAGCGGATGAAAATCGCGAGCGCAGCGAAATCCGAAGATTGAATGAGAACGTCCTGCGCGCACATCGTGACGTCACGTCACGACGGCCGATTGGTCGGCGGTGTTTGACACATGGCGCTTTTCGGAACTGGAGGATTTGAATCATTTCCACGCGATTCGTCGGACACGTCATTTTCCTCGTACTTGCGGCAAAGGTATCGCTGAAAGATTAATCGCTCgaaatgcagttttatttatataatcgcgCTATCACGGTTCCCGAAGTGAATCGTTCACGATTCCTCGGCCGCGTTCGAATCTCGCGCGCTTTCGTCGACCGACGAACAATCCACCTTTCTTACAGGGGTGCTCCGATATTTCCTCGCCCCATGATTTCTACCTAAAATCATTTCCCGCGGAGCTATTTTAACGCTCTCTCGTCAACGGGATGAATCATCGCGATCGtttaaattaatcgaaataatGAAACCAAAGTGACGTAAAGAGCGAACATCGTTGCCGCTAATATTGGAGCGAAAATGACGGCGAGGAAGCGCGCGATGAGCACCGTTGATTCAGCGAGGATACACCCTATTCGTCGTGGGTTTACCCGCGCCTTCCGAACCTCGGCTATCGCTTGGGAGTAGTATTGATCGGCGTAGCCGCGCCCACGCCTTTTCCGATTGTATCGCCCCGCGTAGCCGTCGCTTCCAAACACACGATCGACGATAAAAACACCCAACGTTTATTTTTCGTCTCGTCGACGCGACAGAGATAATTGTACGATTATTTTGAtctctatatatatgcacgagaaaaaatggatgtaaaatgaagagaaattttttaatttaaatttcgacACCTAAAAGAGATCTTTTCGTAGGAAAAGATTCCTTTCTCCACACGATTTAACCgaccatttttttttcgcaattcaattaaaaatttttattcgcgatttaaaagattatacatgatttttttcaattgatgTAAAACCATACGATCAAAGTAACGATTTGTTGTTATTGTCCTTGGAATCTGACATGCAAAGAGAATACATTGTATTCTGCGaaacattttcattataaatatcgattagaTTCGTCTTCGCACATGTCGTTATTGAAACAgtagtatgtatgtacgtatgtatgtacatacagtaGTAATTATttccgagaaagagagagagagagagagagagagagaaagagagaaaattcaaCAAGAAAAAGGATATCGATTTTACAGCAGACACCAAACACCAATTTCAGCCCAGTTCAGGAAAGAAACCGAAAGGAATTTATCTCCATGTTCATCTTCCGCGTTTCCATGCAAGGAATCGTGCCCCAGTGTATctcgttttataaaattatacttactTTCCTTTGATATCCGTTATTTATGGAGCGGTTGAAGGGACGCGAATGAGTACACATAACCGCGAGCAAACCTTTGAAGTAACAAACATAACCAAGGAAAAAAAGGATGTCACTTCTTATGAATGCCGCGGAACCCGCTTATGTAAACGATAACGAAACAGAAAACTTGTCCCTTTCCGAGGACGAAAGCGAAGACTATAATTTTAAGGTAGATCCTCTCTTGACACAATCTTTAACGTATATACAATCATCTGTCATTTCTATATAGACATTTATagtactatatttttttatacattattgcttttgaaaagaaataagatTCACTTTGTTCTTTTTATCTAAAGTACATACCTGCAAATCGTTTCAAGTACATAGTAAAGGATGTACGTAGACAGAGATGTcgagaggaagaagagaatGTATGGGCTTCTTTCGTCAAACAGCAGGAATTGAATGGTTGTGATAGAAATGGAATTCAACCCTCTGTTCGAAGTATTAAACAGTTGTTGGATGAAGGTATGAAGGAAGCGGATAAGGAACTTAAAAGACTGGAGACGGATCTTTTGcctgagaaaataaaagaaagcgGTAAAACTGGGAATAATCGCAAGAAAAAGCTAAAGGTAAGagcaaattttctataaagataatactataaaaagatattgattAGATCGCTAAAGTTCACATAATAATAGGTAAATAATATCAGGGATTTGACTCCGAAGAAGATGCCAATTCCAAGAGACACTGGAACAGGTAACACCAATTTACTGCTGACGATTCACGAAGAGGAGAATACTTCCACTTATGAGAGGAAACAAGAGCCTGaacattttaaatcatatgTCAGAAAATCTCGCTCTGGTTACGCGACGTCGCGAAAGAAGCAATCTTCGTTGAAACAGCTTCATTGTACAACTAACGACGTCGAGTATAATTCCAGTCCTGAAAGTAGCGGACGTCGCGATGATATTGCAGATGGAGTTATTCACGTACGACCGGATCCATTTGTCATgcacaaaattttaacaatgcaGAAGAGAGTCTGCGAGCTACTGGACGAAATTGCGTTTAGACTGGGAAATATTCCAGCGCCGGATGGCATTAAAGATTTACAGAGGCGGCAACAGTGCGTTGCCGAATTCGTTGTACGATTCTCGAGAAATTATCTGTACGACCTTAATCGATATGTGAAAGACATCCAGAGGCATATGAGCGTTGTATCTCCGCGAGCGATAATAAGACCGAATCACAGAAGCCTCGGACTCCACATGCACGCTATTGAACATAAGCTACTCGCCGCTCACCAGTTACTGCTGCATGCATTAGTTGCCTATTGCAAACACATTCCTAGTTCTATTCTCAAAGGACATCCAGGAAAGTTTAGAGAGATATTACAAGTAGTTATCGATCTAAAGACTATGTGTGATAGGCTCCATTTAAACTATCTCGGTTCGGGGGACACTGACATTTTGTCGCTGGTaatgctttatttattattattatatatttagatgatatatatatatatttgaattaggtatatttgaaaataaattgcattttttttgcaCCTAACAAAAGTGCAAGATTTAAATTCGCTTACAGGTTTTCTAATTATAGGGAAAGGATATTGAGAGCAAATGCAATGCTATTTTGTCAAAGATGAAGCTTCATGTAGATAACGACAGCCTTGATCCTAATAAAACGTCATCGATGGCATCCTTCACTCTACATTCGACAAATAAAAAACGGTTAAACCGCAAACAGTTATCTAATCGTttaagtatgtataatatggaAAATGCCAAAGCTCTCAAAAGTAATCCTAAACATAAAACaagtatgtaaatttattttgtgtacaaacaaattaaatatattttgtaatattttagctTGTACGAATTATGTATGttgtgcattatttttttagattatcaaaaggataaaaaatataatacaataaatacacatgttaaaaaaatctctaatGAGCCAATATCCAATCAACCATATGCCAGTCCTGTAACATCATCCAAGGATACAAATCAAATTAGCATTAGAAAGCATAAAATGTATCCGAAAGAAGAGGATATAAAAACTATGATGGACATGTTACCTATAGATTCAGataatgtaaagaatttacatatagaataagaatattataacattaaaatttcaatattctttACATGCATTGTAGTGCAGCAACTTGGAAACACAGGAAAGACATAATACAATGCTCACAAGGAGAATACCCAAAGCGTCGAGAAAAATTCTTGATAACTTGCAAGATTCGAAACAATCAGaaagtatagaaaatatagttaaaaatacTGCCACAAATAACGATGATGAATTGATGAAAAAAGTGATGATTACAGAAGAACATTTATCCAGCCTAGTACCAATTATAGCGGATCTTATGTCTTTTGTTTCAAATAAGGTAAggtatagtaaaaataaacaaacctcttgcataaaaaataagatttaataaactCAGTTATCTTAGTAATTTGactaaacatttttcaaatttatatgtatagcaAAATGAATCAGAGGTGATGCCAGTTACAAAATCAACTGCAAAAACACTAATGGATTTTCTGCAGAAATATCAATCGCCAAAGAGCACGAAAATCAGCGCTAGTTGCGATATATGTCATTCTTCTGTAGGAAGCAGTTGTGAATGTGAACACCTTAAAACAAATAggtgattatttaaattgtattttatgttttttagtttcttactttatatttgaagagaaaaattatcattttgtttttattctaaGAACTTTGACTGAAACGGAAAAAAATGGCAAAAACATGCGACTGATTTGCATGTCATCGACAGAAAATGACTCAAAAGTACCGCGTTATTGTGACGCATCGTGCCAAGCAAACTGTGAAAGCTTAACAGAATTGTCAGATTTCGAAATAAAGGTAAATTATAAacgaataataaagataagttaaaaattatgaagcataagagataaaattttgtattaattacattatattgaattaatataaaattaatagatgcAGGAAGCAAAACGTATAGCAAATTCATCGAATTACATCGAGCTCATTGTTTGCGAGGAAACCGAAAtgaattttctgaaatatagaCGTGAATATCAGCATTTGATGCAATCTGTTCCAATGTATTCTAGCAACACCCAAAATAAACCATGGGACATTGTCGCATGGTaagtgtaatattaaaaaataagttgtatttgtatgtgtgataattttatacacatacgcATTCGCACATATGTAGacaacaaattatatacaatattggtTTACAGGATATCTGATAAACTCGTAGATGAATTAATAATGGAGATCTCAAAAGAATTACAAATAGACGATGTCATACGAAAGTTATTCGAGTTAGAATTTCAAGAATTCTAATGCTGTGCATCTTATGGATatcatatatagaaaatgcaaaaaaagaaatcgtataaggaattatatataaatttgagatattttatacatacatgtgaactgataaaaaattttgaaaataaaatattgttttctaaatatgtatctctcttttccattaatctgtataatatttttacatttgattGATGTGTGTGTTTAACACATTCCTTGacagctttatatatatatatatatatatatatttttttttatggtatGTATATACCACAGTATTTCAATATGGCGCCTTTTTGTCACGTGACCGTTTTAGTTTCTCGAATTCTAGTCAGACAAAGACATGCAAAACTGTTGAAATTGGCACCTTTTACGCGTGCCCCCATGTATCCTcacattttcaatataatagtttgtacatcttgatttattttgattttcctGATTATTGCGGTAAATCGTGATGAGCCGACAAAGTATTTTGAAACTTTACAAGGATATTTTGAGATACGGAGAAACTTTGAGATTCACAAATAAGGGATATTTTCGACACAGAATACGAGTAGCTTTCAAGAATAATAAAGATCTGACAGACGAAACgatgataaattttcaattaaaggTAATTAGGTTTCTGATTTCAATCACACGTGGATGATATatcgtttaatatatattataacctCTCTTGTCTTTTCTAACTTTTATAAACCATCGATATAATGCACCCTTCTTTTCAATGTTTATTGCATTCATAACATGTGGATTAAGTATATAGAATgtgaataagaaatttaagtttaatttgattattttattatttattattatttattatatactttgtttTTCCTAttcatatttgtatgtatatgttatagaTATATCCAATATAAGTCAAAattgctaatttattttaaaatttttattttccatgatattatataatattaaaaattgtttagtgataataaaaaattaatgaatttcttttttttcttatttcagaAAGGTATGAAATTTTTGGAAGCCAAAAaagtgatataattttttagcatTACAAGAGACAAAGTATGAAAATAGTCTTCTTTATAGATCTTGTTTTTTGTGAGCTGCACTTACCATATGACATTTTATGAAGAGAATCATGTTTGCGACTTTCTTATCAATGTGTCAAAAGACTCGCAGCAGGATTTGTTCTTCAATCAACTATAAGGAGTTTTTGATATTAAGTGgtgtgattaataattataaaaatgtatcaattCGTAGCAAGTCATTCAAAAGTCAACTTGATTATTCGAAAGTGCCCAAGCTGAACGAGGCCGACCTTGAGGAACAGTTTATTCGTGGCAGTGGTCCTGGTGGCCAGGCGACAAACAAGACGAATAATGCAGTATTGTTAAAACATAAACCAACGGGACTCGTTGTCAAATGTCATGAAACAAGGAGTCTATGGGACAATAAGAAACGCGCACGCGAGATCATGATAACAAAACTCGATAATTTGCTGAACAAAGAGCATTCCATCAAAGATCAGATACACATCCTCGAGAAAAAACATCGAACGCAACAAGattacagaaaaagaaagttgGCCGAGATGAAAAAAGCTTTTCGGGAACGCGAAGGCTTGACATAAtgctttattttatgtaaatttcctCCAAaggatatgtatatgtaaatactaATTCTAGCTttagaaataaacaaaatatacgtAGATTGTTACTTTTagtttaagataaattaaggatcaaaataattgttaaattataatcaatttaagaATCAATGGCACTTTAAAGTTGATCAAGCCGtacttttatttgtttgatttGAAATtcctaaagaaataaaaagcttttaaaaactgtaattatatagttgcatcaatttttgttattatttgattCATTGTTTCTAGATTACAAGTAGGGTTATACAAATAACTTGGaaaaaacatacaaattaaTCTCACAGATATGATTTTATGGAATTATAGAGGTGtaataaaacatgttttaatgaaaaatttttatatctttaataatgataatttctctttttgaaCTCGTGAGCGACTTACAgttttgtttgaaataaagtaattaggtatatactgaaaaaattgaaaatatagaaCATCTTCAATAATATGCATAACAGAAATGAGTGATTATACTGTTATAAAGCTGTATGCAGTCTTGCGTActctaaaaatgtatacattctACATAGaagtaattgttaataataatttgaacaaaattgTCTTTAAAATGGTATACAATTTTCGTCTAATGCAAAatgacgaaaaaaaagaaataaaaaaaggaacaataataaatctttagtaaaaaaaaaaaataaaaaaaaataaaacaaaaaagttgaAACTACCCTATCTGTTTCTGAAAACACAATGACCGCATCGAAAGAATGTACAATAAGATGTGTACTGGTGGTGAGGAGTGTTAACTAACCACCTGAAAGAACGTTACTAAGTAGAATGGTTTCActaaagagatagagagaaagagaaagagaatactATGATGCGATGTTAAATACTATTCTCTACgtacacaaataatatttttatacacaatgtACATCAGGACAATATCAGATTGCGAGATTGACCGTCGTtgaaatctaacaataagtccaAGTACTCTTATGTTTCACATATATTCTTCAGCTGCTCTTCAACCACCGTCCAAAGTGACCACGACCGGACTTTATGCGCTTCTTCGGCGGTTTGGGGTTGTTTGATCGGGGTGAACCGCCGGAACTTCTCAAGCGCCGGTTACTCGCAACCGTCACCGTCGATAAAATACCATGATCCATATCTTGATCGTCGAGCTTCATCATACGCACGACCGGTTGGAATTCGATGCTGGAGCGACGCTGCTCGAGCTCGGTGGACGATATCACCGACGGCGGACTGATAACGCGTTCCGATAACGCGCACTGATCCATCATCGGATCGGACGATTCCTGGACGTTGTCCGACGACGAGATGGCCTCGCTTTTGCGCTTTGCGTTGCGCACTCCGGAACTCGGCGATTGCTTCTTATTACAAGTAGACGTAATATTCAAATAGGCGTCCTTCTTACAATTCTCATCGTCGTATACTATTCCGTGATGATCGGACGACGACAGATTGTTATGAGCGACGGCCGTTTTCGACTGACGTTTCCTAGAATAGATGCGCCTCCGCGAACCCATTCGGCCACGCCTGGTCGTGGCAAACACAATACCGTGTTGACGACCGTGTTGTTTCAACAATTCCCCCGTGTTTTCGGACGAGTTCTCCTCGCAATTGCCGCCTCGCAGTTGCCGTTTCGGTGACGACAATTCGGAATTGGTGTTGTGATGTTTCTTAGGAACTATACCGGACTCTGTCTCTTTTCTACACTGCTGCAATTGTATATTGTCCCGATTCTCGATCTCTATGTCTCGCGACTCACAGCTGTTGTTGTCGACGGCGTTAACGGCGATGGCAACAGCAACGTGGTCGCGTTGTCTTTGCTTCCTAACAACGGGCGACGACTTGACAACCAAATTTCTCTCGGTGATTGCGTTAACATCTTTTCTGCCGAACAGGCTCTTCTGATTCTCGTGATTCTCATCGTTACCCGACTCGTCGTTTTCCGAGATTTCCTCAATCTTCGACAAGTCTTTTCTACATGGATAATCCTTGTTCgacaaataattcttattcGTTGTATCGTCGCACGTGTTCTCTGAGATGGACAATGATTCCACGTAACTGCCTGTGTTCGTCGATAGACTCGTGTTGTCGTCGTTAACGGCGTCTACGCTCTTGTCTCTCTTCGCGAGCGCTTCGTGATACGATTTGTGAGACGTGTTGGTAGTACAGATTTCCAGCAAGGTGTCAGCGTCGCTCTTTCGGTTGACGTTCAATCGTTCCGCAACGGTTGGCAACACAACGTTATTATTCGACGTCGTTATCGTGTGAGAATTAGCTCCTTCCGATAATTTTCTGGACGTATCCAACGTATTTCCAGCAAAACTCCTGTCAGGATAGAGCCTTTTCTCCAGCAACGATCCCCGATCGCAGTCCATTGACATCTTGTTGTtcgtttgtatttttttcttcatcttgTTACCAACTGGCCAACCCGTTCGGTTTTTCCTTCGTTTTCTCCTTTTCAGCGGAGTGTCTATATTCGCCTCACCACACTCGGAGCTAGCACATGATGAATTGTTTTCCAGACAGTTGGCGATGTCTCGACAGTTATCGAGCAACTCCAATAGATTTGACGGCGCACCCTTTGGTGTTCCGCAGAAACTATCGGCTTGTCCCAACTCTACATCGGGCTCAAAAGAATCATCCAACTCTGTTACATCCTTTGCGCTCAGCATATCGTCGATAGTTTTCGCTATCTCCTTTAACTCCTCGTCCACATCTGATTTGGGATCTTGTTTCTGCTCAGGCTTGGGTGTATTCGTGCGCGATCTGACAAATAACGGCGACTCTTCTATCGTGTATAGCGTCGACTGTTGCTGTTCTCTTTTGCGGATTATGGTGGACATGATGGCTAGCGTAGATGCATGGCAACGTGGGCTCTTTCTTGGTGAACGTCCCACACATCCTACACCGCGTCCGCGACCTCTTTTCCTGCTTCCTGCGTCAATTCTACTTTGCAGCTTCATTAATGTTTCGTGAAAATTCTCAATCTCGTATGGCAGTAGAAACGGTTTCATCGTATCGCATTCGCTGAAGCAGTGCCAAAATTCGGCACCCGTGTCTTGACGTTGATACGTTTGATACCACGGTTCGGACTTGGGTATAGCTTCAAAGGagaattgcattttttcaatctCCGTTGATGGTTTGGACGGATATATCTTCTCAACTACATTCTCGATTTGTGATTTGCAGTCGTTCGATTGTTGTGCCGACTTTTTTAACGCCGCGTGTTCCCTACCATCCGTGAATCTTTCACCGGTATCCTTGACACCGGTCAACGGAGCCTGATACCTTAATCTGCTGCCCGGTGTCTCGAACTTGTAATACTCGGTGTTGTCCTTGATAAACGCTTCAGCCTGTGTACGTCTCCTTTTTCTCGCTCTACCCAGGTGTAGCGAGTCCTGTGAATCCTCCTCGAGAAGTTCCTGTTTCACAGGACTGGAATTTAACAGCGAACTCAGCAACGTGGACGAATTGGCAGTTTCATTGGCTTCGCTGTCCTCTGTATCTTTCGGCAACACGCTACTTTGTTCGCTGTCGCTGGTCTGTTCATTCGAGTCATCTCGCTTCGGTTCGCCAAACATAAAAGATTCCGCCTCGTCGCTTAGCAATGACAGCTCCGACTTTCTCACGCGCTTAAACCGCACCACTACCGGCTTTTCACTCGATGACGGTGCTTCCTTTTTCTCCTCGCCATCGGCTTCTTTCGATGACGGCGGCTGTTGCGGATTGTTACTACCTGTCACTACACTTGATCGCAGCTTATTACCTAACACTTCCACTTTATAATATGCACGATTGTCCTCGATCAAACGTTCCTCCACTGACAACCGATGTCGGTATCGACCTCTGATACTTCTGCCGCCCCTTCGATTGAGACGGGGAGGATACTTGGGCTTCATACAACGATTATTCTCTCCCTGTAACACTTTCGAGTCTTTTTGTTCACTTTTGTCGTTATATTCATTACAAATGAAATCCCTCGCATCGTCCGACAACTTTCTCGCTTCTGTCGACACTTTTTCCGTTTGCAACGCGCAATTGTCTCTTTGAAATAGATCCTTATACGACTTGCAATTCCCAGTATAACTATTGTCAACTACACCGTTCTCTATACATCCCAACGCACACGCGTTTTCGTCACCGTTACATTCGTCTTTATTCTTGAGGTAATCCGATTCTTCCGATATACAACGCGAATTTATAATACCGTTTTGCGTATTGTTATGTACGATAGCTGGCTGCAAGTTTGGCGGatctaaattattactatGCTTACTACTGATATTATCTTCCttagtatttaaaatgtcatcgATATCATTCGAGAAGGGCCTTTTATAATCCTCTCGTTTCGATTCTTTCCGCAGGATGTCCTCTTCCGCGTAC
Above is a genomic segment from Anoplolepis gracilipes chromosome 3, ASM4749672v1, whole genome shotgun sequence containing:
- the LOC140664224 gene encoding uncharacterized protein isoform X3, encoding MLERALTQPQQCSVDPLDNAHSWGIPIWATEKLQAWLDKIYASFKDTYNLKQLKQTNQRNTEKDLKVKHLKGSYIKFESFQRVTRPVFLELSSWPTLNFDGDLGSCPFDTKKQGKRESKLTNKEIKENKEAIESTKRAEGKEMTRRPRATAARARRTEQLVAGYCEMCHIHYDDASKHQQSEQHLNFVGNDDNFLSLDTLIKAGANVEAFLKLNRTKDIEKDCDCFPNGDGNLHTAVLPEEKVNKNTKTLSNFSVDDIKVVNGARRNLNLKLSSPHNLRTRAKHESGHLLRSKGSPWHEIDKSEKLYDKLEGFTIKKRSKGTIWIEEDDPEEKYAEEDILRKESKREDYKRPFSNDIDDILNTKEDNISSKHSNNLDPPNLQPAIVHNNTQNGIINSRCISEESDYLKNKDECNGDENACALGCIENGVVDNSYTGNCKSYKDLFQRDNCALQTEKVSTEARKLSDDARDFICNEYNDKSEQKDSKVLQGENNRCMKPKYPPRLNRRGGRSIRGRYRHRLSVEERLIEDNRAYYKVEVLGNKLRSSVVTGSNNPQQPPSSKEADGEEKKEAPSSSEKPVVVRFKRVRKSELSLLSDEAESFMFGEPKRDDSNEQTSDSEQSSVLPKDTEDSEANETANSSTLLSSLLNSSPVKQELLEEDSQDSLHLGRARKRRRTQAEAFIKDNTEYYKFETPGSRLRYQAPLTGVKDTGERFTDGREHAALKKSAQQSNDCKSQIENVVEKIYPSKPSTEIEKMQFSFEAIPKSEPWYQTYQRQDTGAEFWHCFSECDTMKPFLLPYEIENFHETLMKLQSRIDAGSRKRGRGRGVGCVGRSPRKSPRCHASTLAIMSTIIRKREQQQSTLYTIEESPLFVRSRTNTPKPEQKQDPKSDVDEELKEIAKTIDDMLSAKDVTELDDSFEPDVELGQADSFCGTPKGAPSNLLELLDNCRDIANCLENNSSCASSECGEANIDTPLKRRKRRKNRTGWPVGNKMKKKIQTNNKMSMDCDRGSLLEKRLYPDRSFAGNTLDTSRKLSEGANSHTITTSNNNVVLPTVAERLNVNRKSDADTLLEICTTNTSHKSYHEALAKRDKSVDAVNDDNTSLSTNTGSYVESLSISENTCDDTTNKNYLSNKDYPCRKDLSKIEEISENDESGNDENHENQKSLFGRKDVNAITERNLVVKSSPVVRKQRQRDHVAVAIAVNAVDNNSCESRDIEIENRDNIQLQQCRKETESGIVPKKHHNTNSELSSPKRQLRGGNCEENSSENTGELLKQHGRQHGIVFATTRRGRMGSRRRIYSRKRQSKTAVAHNNLSSSDHHGIVYDDENCKKDAYLNITSTCNKKQSPSSGVRNAKRKSEAISSSDNVQESSDPMMDQCALSERVISPPSVISSTELEQRRSSIEFQPVVRMMKLDDQDMDHGILSTVTVASNRRLRSSGGSPRSNNPKPPKKRIKSGRGHFGRWLKSS